Proteins encoded in a region of the Podospora pseudopauciseta strain CBS 411.78 chromosome 6, whole genome shotgun sequence genome:
- a CDS encoding hypothetical protein (EggNog:ENOG503P7S6) has protein sequence MSSRGQTVWHTIYEMNKYSSNGYLALSWFPGTIWFKKTSYDACNLGLSSLAFNKWLKLNPTAGVAEEGVTRHVDYYSDYRIHWDVALSPLLLEISLGLRRENGHLLVTRDPGRILQNLANALILNRCEHPPDTKLTEPDPAARFISPLIDSEIAETTGDHGQGTELEGGRQRGRRRKHRRARGLNVVNVVAVDGNDEMRFFALSEPLVPTDLSSETQSFVILRKEACLGCCLKLAREVGSKVVIL, from the coding sequence ATGAGTTCCCGCGGCCAGACAGTATGGCATACGATCTATGAGATGAACAAGTACAGTAGTAATGGATATCTGGCTCTTTCTTGGTTTCCGGGCACTATTTGGTTCAAGAAGACCTCATATGACGCTTGCAACTTGGGGCTATCCAGTCTGGCGTTCAACAAATGGCTCAAACTCAATCCGACGGCTGGCGTCGCTGAGGAAGGAGTTACCAGGCATGTCGACTACTATTCGGACTATCGAATACACTGGGATGTCGCACTTTCACCACTCCTGTTAGAAATATCGCTAGGCCTACGGAGAGAGAACGGACATCTTTTGGTCACAAGAGATCCCGGAAGAATACTGCAAAATCTAGCAAACGCCTTGATTCTCAACCGATGCGAGCACCCGCCTGATACCAAACTGACTGAACCGGACCCGGCCGCCCGCTTCATAAGTCCGCTCATAGACAGCGAAATTGCTGAAACGACAGGTGATCATGGGCAGGGAACCGAACTTGAAGGTGGCCGTCAGCGAGGCCGTCGTCGTAAGCACAGACGTGCACGTGGACTCAACGTCGTCAATGTCGTTGCTGTGGACGGGAATGACGAGATGAGATTCTTTGCCCTGTCTGAGCCGCTTGTACCGACGGATTTGAGCTCTGAAACCCAGTCGTTTGTTATTCTGCGAAAGGAAGCTTGCCTTGGCTGCTGCTTGAAGCTTGCTCGAGAGGTGGGCTCCAAGGTTGTTATTCTGTGA